In Methanothermus fervidus DSM 2088, a single genomic region encodes these proteins:
- a CDS encoding conserved hypothetical protein (KEGG: msi:Msm_0357 hypothetical protein~SPTR: A5UK34 Conserved hypothetical membrane protein Msm_0357), which translates to MIGTVSATCNIIVITDPSGRDPNGVAGASLSYAPNMFQSTFLLSKDKKFAVLSGGEGEAIPRLMAIVETIKRLENGMSAADAASAANQYPGIRVMCGGPGIGAAVGGSFDAYIVTVEDDGTIKITPVSGGLAVLPPGKKGAIIHLRNTPGNPKYGTADSVRRDVAINVGKMIRDGYPATVIVGKAVEEVARDSGERYGGGAVNIASGITTGDMFTPATLNQTGYPLDEPYVKLCPQCGWSMGFPTAERYDRCPICGSQLKTIYAYQALTDTITVSNKTVIVSVYGSDSKGVIGTTKEIVEAVVNKYGYDPVKISEAINRAIDNGLILGVNYVEPKDINVKPSARAVGVYYTPLPDNRSGPPWDLPIPAGILETLGNVQTVLGFALAFLAFFRTIVVGRVKK; encoded by the coding sequence ATGATAGGTACTGTATCTGCAACATGTAATATAATTGTAATAACTGATCCATCAGGTAGAGATCCAAATGGAGTGGCAGGTGCTAGTTTATCTTATGCTCCTAACATGTTTCAATCAACATTCTTACTTTCTAAAGATAAAAAATTTGCAGTTTTATCAGGTGGTGAAGGAGAAGCAATTCCTAGATTGATGGCGATTGTAGAAACAATAAAAAGGTTAGAGAATGGAATGTCAGCTGCTGACGCTGCTTCTGCAGCAAATCAATACCCTGGAATAAGAGTTATGTGTGGTGGACCAGGAATAGGTGCAGCAGTTGGTGGATCATTTGACGCATACATAGTAACTGTTGAAGATGATGGAACTATAAAAATTACTCCAGTATCTGGTGGGCTAGCCGTGCTACCACCTGGAAAAAAGGGAGCTATAATTCACTTAAGAAATACACCAGGGAATCCAAAATATGGTACTGCAGATAGTGTACGTAGAGATGTAGCAATAAATGTAGGAAAAATGATTAGGGATGGATATCCAGCTACAGTAATTGTTGGGAAAGCTGTAGAAGAAGTTGCTAGAGATTCTGGAGAAAGATATGGTGGTGGTGCAGTAAACATTGCATCTGGTATAACAACTGGAGACATGTTTACTCCAGCTACATTAAACCAAACAGGATATCCACTAGATGAACCATATGTTAAACTGTGTCCACAATGTGGATGGAGTATGGGATTTCCAACAGCTGAACGTTATGATCGATGTCCCATCTGTGGAAGTCAGTTAAAAACTATATATGCTTATCAAGCACTTACAGATACAATCACGGTCTCAAATAAAACAGTTATAGTGTCTGTGTATGGATCTGACAGTAAAGGTGTAATTGGAACTACTAAAGAAATTGTGGAGGCAGTAGTCAATAAATATGGATATGATCCTGTAAAAATTTCTGAAGCAATAAACCGTGCAATAGACAATGGATTAATTTTAGGTGTTAATTACGTTGAACCAAAAGATATTAATGTAAAACCTTCTGCAAGAGCTGTAGGTGTATATTATACGCCTCTTCCAGATAATAGGAGTGGACCACCATGGGATTTACCCATACCTGCAGGAATTTTAGAAACTCTTGGTAATGTCCAAACTGTTTTAGGTTTTGCACTTGCATTCCTAGCATTTTTCCGAACTATAGTGGTTGGCAGAGTTAAAAAATAA